In one window of bacterium DNA:
- the cofD gene encoding 2-phospho-L-lactate transferase → MSAPASVLALAGGVGGAKLAVGLDAALPPGALSVIVNTADDLGLHGLHISPDLDTVMYNLGGLSDPAQGWGIAGDTTRALELIGRYGGPDWFRLGDADMATHIRRTQRLAEGARLTEVTAELCAALGIATRVLPMTDAPVATRVQTPEGELEFQDYFVARGTRPAVTGVRFQGSESAKGTPEAIAAIEGAGAIIFCPSNPIVSIGPILAIGEIRERLLAAKVPRVAVSPIVGGAALRGPAAEMLTGLGHEATAQGVAEILMPFLDGFVVDMQDAHLVPALEKFGIRACALQTIMTDTPSKKRLAEEVLAFAATL, encoded by the coding sequence GTGAGCGCCCCCGCTTCGGTCCTCGCCCTCGCCGGCGGCGTCGGCGGCGCGAAGCTCGCCGTCGGCCTCGACGCGGCGCTCCCGCCGGGCGCGCTCTCGGTGATCGTCAACACGGCGGATGACCTCGGCCTGCACGGCCTGCACATCAGCCCCGATCTCGACACGGTGATGTACAACCTCGGCGGGCTCTCCGACCCCGCGCAGGGATGGGGCATCGCCGGGGACACCACGCGCGCCCTCGAGCTGATCGGCCGCTACGGGGGGCCGGACTGGTTCCGCCTCGGGGACGCCGACATGGCGACGCACATCCGCCGGACCCAGCGGCTCGCCGAGGGGGCGCGGCTGACCGAGGTGACCGCCGAGCTCTGCGCCGCCCTCGGGATCGCCACGCGCGTTCTCCCGATGACGGACGCGCCCGTCGCAACGCGCGTCCAGACTCCGGAGGGGGAGCTCGAGTTCCAGGACTACTTCGTCGCACGGGGCACCCGCCCCGCCGTGACGGGGGTGCGCTTTCAGGGGTCGGAGTCGGCGAAGGGAACCCCCGAGGCCATCGCCGCCATCGAGGGCGCCGGGGCGATCATCTTCTGCCCCTCGAATCCGATCGTGAGCATCGGGCCGATTCTCGCCATCGGGGAGATCCGCGAGCGGCTCCTCGCGGCAAAAGTGCCGCGGGTGGCGGTGAGCCCCATCGTGGGCGGCGCCGCGCTGCGCGGGCCGGCGGCGGAGATGCTCACCGGGTTGGGCCACGAGGCCACGGCGCAGGGGGTGGCGGAAATTCTGATGCCCTTCCTCGATGGCTTCGTCGTGGACATGCAGGACGCCCATCTCGTCCCCGCGCTCGAGAAATTCGGCATCCGGGCCTGCGCCCTGCAGACCATCATGACCGACACCCCATCGAAAAAACGGCTGGCCGAGGAGGTACTCGCCTTCGCGGCCACGCTCTAG
- a CDS encoding nitroreductase family protein, translating into MKTAKPLLSLGGISLAEALLARRSHRKFAPEAIPPDAIRDAIEAACLAPSPHGTSPWRFCVLESAESKQRLAGEMGRDFLRDMEKEGVPEAERARRHAGSLRLLTDAPALILAALSFAGMDRYADPEKQKNEHMMAEHSLGAALQNLMLALAAQGVGSVWRCAPLFCPETARAALDLPADWSPRALIVAGFPTAPALPKAAPSPQVVTR; encoded by the coding sequence ATGAAAACGGCGAAACCCCTTCTCTCCCTGGGCGGCATCTCGCTCGCAGAGGCGCTCCTCGCGCGCAGGTCCCACCGCAAGTTCGCCCCCGAGGCGATCCCGCCGGATGCGATCCGCGACGCCATCGAAGCGGCCTGCCTCGCACCGAGCCCGCACGGCACCTCGCCCTGGCGCTTCTGCGTTCTCGAGTCGGCGGAATCCAAACAGCGGCTCGCCGGGGAGATGGGCAGGGACTTTCTCCGCGACATGGAGAAAGAAGGCGTCCCCGAGGCGGAGCGCGCGCGCCGCCACGCGGGGAGCCTCCGCCTTTTGACGGACGCGCCCGCCCTCATCCTCGCCGCGCTCTCCTTCGCCGGGATGGATCGCTACGCGGATCCCGAAAAGCAGAAAAACGAGCACATGATGGCCGAGCACAGCCTGGGCGCCGCGCTGCAGAACCTCATGCTCGCCCTCGCCGCGCAGGGGGTGGGCTCGGTCTGGCGGTGCGCCCCGCTCTTTTGCCCCGAGACGGCGCGGGCGGCGCTCGATCTGCCGGCCGACTGGTCGCCCCGTGCGCTCATCGTCGCGGGATTTCCCACTGCGCCGGCCCTGCCGAAGGCCGCCCCTTCGCCCCAGGTGGTGACCCGGTGA